A region of Chloracidobacterium sp. DNA encodes the following proteins:
- a CDS encoding SDR family oxidoreductase: MNKVVLITGASSGIGLHTAKLFQSKDWKVAATMRTPESATELQNIVDVECFRLDVTDVDSIKSAIAATLEQFGRIDAVVNNAGFAVVGPFEGATQEQIERQMQTNVYGVMNVCREILPYFREQKRGIIVNVASMGGRITFPLYSLYHASKWALEGFSEGLQYEVKEFGIKIKIIEPGPIKTDFYDRSQSITKKEGLTAYDNIVARAMPNLQKAGETGPDGSVVAEVIYTSVTDDSWKMRYPVNSRLILTARRLLPDSLFLPIIKKAVLR; encoded by the coding sequence ATGAACAAAGTCGTCCTTATCACCGGAGCTTCGAGCGGCATCGGGCTGCACACAGCGAAACTTTTTCAATCAAAAGATTGGAAAGTGGCTGCGACTATGCGCACACCTGAAAGTGCAACGGAATTACAGAACATTGTCGATGTCGAGTGCTTTCGGCTGGATGTTACAGATGTGGATTCAATAAAGTCTGCGATAGCGGCGACTCTGGAACAATTTGGCCGCATAGATGCCGTTGTGAATAATGCAGGTTTCGCAGTGGTCGGTCCATTTGAAGGCGCGACACAAGAGCAGATCGAACGCCAAATGCAGACGAACGTATATGGAGTAATGAACGTCTGTCGCGAGATCTTACCCTATTTTCGCGAACAAAAACGCGGCATCATCGTGAACGTCGCGTCTATGGGCGGTCGCATTACGTTCCCGCTTTACAGTCTTTACCACGCCTCTAAATGGGCGCTCGAGGGCTTTAGCGAAGGCTTGCAGTACGAAGTGAAAGAGTTTGGAATAAAGATCAAGATCATCGAGCCGGGGCCGATAAAGACCGATTTCTATGACCGGTCACAGAGTATTACCAAGAAAGAAGGCCTAACGGCATACGACAATATTGTCGCACGGGCGATGCCTAATCTGCAAAAGGCAGGCGAGACCGGCCCTGACGGTTCGGTGGTTGCCGAGGTCATTTACACGTCGGTCACGGACGACTCGTGGAAGATGAGATATCCGGTTAA
- a CDS encoding DNA repair exonuclease, which translates to MKFLHIADVHLGCTRYQLAESPRDFFDAWVDVLKRYAIGEKVDFVIMCGDFFHKRSVPPETMNYAVEGLTMMRDAGIPVVTIEGNHDQKHTDSDFSWLRSLSSWGLVKLLEPESKSDAFTRNKDLTHKGVALTYEPWNETSKKGGYIDIGRARIFGSDWYGASGNWAIPMLTEAIKQTRRDGAFHILMLHTDVEGHQMHPIPALSMDALKELKTAVEYVGLGHTHKHYEIDNWAFNPGSIEITNISEFRETRGAFVVEINKQNTVLAHHIEDYRYRPFQQLAFDVTDVQDAKSVTDGVLKKVSKEARVAESDKPQPIIEIALRGQLGFPNSLLEMQKMRDETKALTNALHIRIKNHTVPADYLEANEDSQDEGRERLERRVIEDLIIRDNRYKARAHDISDAVIGAKRMALSDDEPQKIAEFIGLKACQTP; encoded by the coding sequence ATGAAGTTCCTTCATATCGCCGACGTACATCTGGGGTGTACGCGTTATCAGTTGGCAGAGAGCCCGCGTGATTTTTTTGACGCGTGGGTCGATGTGCTCAAGCGATATGCGATCGGTGAGAAGGTAGATTTTGTCATTATGTGCGGCGATTTTTTTCATAAACGCTCAGTGCCGCCCGAAACGATGAATTACGCCGTCGAAGGTCTGACGATGATGCGTGATGCCGGAATTCCGGTTGTAACTATCGAAGGAAATCACGATCAAAAACACACGGACAGCGACTTTAGCTGGCTGCGGTCGCTTTCCAGTTGGGGCCTTGTAAAACTGCTCGAACCTGAAAGTAAAAGTGACGCGTTTACGCGGAACAAAGACCTCACTCATAAAGGCGTAGCTCTTACATACGAGCCTTGGAATGAGACCTCGAAAAAAGGCGGCTACATCGATATTGGTCGGGCGCGGATCTTTGGCTCGGATTGGTATGGTGCTTCCGGCAATTGGGCTATACCAATGCTTACCGAAGCAATAAAACAAACGCGCCGCGACGGAGCATTTCATATCCTAATGCTCCACACCGATGTCGAAGGCCACCAAATGCACCCGATCCCTGCTCTGTCGATGGACGCGCTTAAAGAACTAAAAACAGCGGTCGAGTACGTCGGACTCGGCCACACACATAAGCACTATGAGATCGATAATTGGGCATTTAATCCTGGCTCGATCGAGATCACTAACATCAGCGAATTTCGCGAGACGCGCGGTGCTTTTGTTGTCGAGATCAATAAACAGAATACTGTCTTAGCGCATCACATCGAGGACTATCGTTACCGTCCCTTTCAGCAACTGGCTTTTGACGTAACCGATGTTCAGGATGCGAAGTCGGTAACTGATGGCGTTCTCAAGAAGGTAAGCAAGGAAGCCCGCGTAGCCGAGTCCGACAAGCCGCAGCCGATCATCGAGATTGCCCTTCGCGGGCAGCTCGGCTTTCCAAATTCCCTGCTTGAGATGCAGAAGATGCGTGACGAAACAAAGGCACTCACAAACGCCCTTCACATCCGGATAAAAAACCACACGGTTCCTGCGGATTACCTAGAAGCAAACGAAGATTCCCAAGATGAAGGCCGCGAACGGCTCGAACGGCGCGTTATCGAAGATCTCATAATTCGTGACAATCGCTACAAAGCCCGAGCCCACGATATTTCAGATGCTGTCATCGGCGCTAAACGAATGGCTCTAAGCGATGATGAGCCGCAAAAGATCGCCGAATTTATCGGACTAAAAGCATGTCAGACGCCCTAA
- a CDS encoding LON peptidase substrate-binding domain-containing protein, with product MSDALNKVAGIHHLPIFPLPLVLLPNELLPLHIFEDRYQKMLTDIETEGKLFGVTLFEPQDSFDERPAMGSVGCVAEIRESETLPDGRSNILTFGLIRYRLIDYVDAGEPYLIAEVEFFEDEKEDPKELDPLSDQVFGLFERMAKAAFKMSGNRGQLPDIQRADPEALSFLVTAAFNFDSEKKYQMLEMTSTIERLKKLKEVLDKAVFRIEESADIQTVSRTNGHSKKKIPL from the coding sequence ATGTCAGACGCCCTAAACAAAGTTGCCGGTATTCATCATTTGCCGATCTTTCCGCTGCCGCTCGTGTTGCTCCCGAACGAGCTGCTGCCTCTCCATATCTTCGAAGACCGATATCAGAAAATGCTCACGGATATTGAGACCGAAGGTAAACTTTTCGGCGTCACGTTATTTGAACCTCAAGATTCTTTTGACGAAAGACCTGCAATGGGATCCGTCGGCTGTGTCGCCGAGATCAGAGAATCCGAGACGCTGCCTGACGGCCGTTCAAATATCCTGACATTTGGGCTGATACGTTACCGACTAATAGATTATGTTGATGCGGGTGAACCTTATCTTATCGCCGAGGTTGAGTTTTTTGAAGATGAAAAAGAAGATCCAAAAGAGCTTGACCCATTATCCGATCAAGTTTTTGGCCTGTTTGAGCGGATGGCAAAGGCGGCTTTTAAAATGAGCGGTAATCGCGGTCAATTGCCGGACATTCAGCGAGCCGATCCGGAGGCTTTGTCGTTTCTTGTCACTGCTGCCTTCAACTTTGACAGTGAAAAAAAATATCAGATGCTCGAAATGACTTCGACGATTGAAAGACTAAAGAAACTTAAAGAAGTGCTGGACAAAGCGGTCTTCCGTATCGAGGAAAGCGCGGATATACAAACAGTTTCAAGAACGAACGGCCACAGCAAGAAGAAAATTCCCCTTTAA
- a CDS encoding EAL domain-containing protein, whose translation MKSLINPSAQSGPQLLPSLAAVVLVVIAGITIWQLPMNSWAIVLIVLFAAALVECLFEIGTLSAFNRNLLAKNTSAEPAEQTDRPPEFEKSYQIIADEPDIISQLQRAEIEAKVIFEIIHGVSTTSNLEELLKLAQRSIGQAIYAENFYVALYDTETELLQVPFCVDKHDPIAPFQILGRGLTSYTLNRGLPTLLTEAAVDRLCESGEVESIGTSAAIWLGIPLRTPAGIIGVLVVQHYEDPGAYTERDIELLSSAAGQIALAIQRKWSEDTLRASEANYRKSEAKLRTLIASMNEGLTQVDNDEVIEFANARLCEMTGYRREEMVGRTTFDLLFDDEGRRIIERENEQRKKGVSGQYEARIRKKSGEMMWVLISGSPMMNEAGEVTGTLGMFMDISERKRAEEQLLHDAFHDGLTGLANRALFMDHLRMTIERCKSRHSNHYAVLFLDYDRFKVVNDSLGHAEGDELLKQIARRLELWTRTGDLVARLGGDEFVILLTEMLEPDDAMQIAERIQEDLKEPFDLNGRELFITASIGIALSVDGFRTAEDMLRDADIAMYRAKSTGRARHQVFTEAMRIQATTRLQLETELRHALEHKEFEIYYQPILNLETQAIKGFEALVRWQHPERGFISPEEFIPTAEESGLILPLGRWILRESCRQLRTWQESMPHAESLVISVNLSAKQFLQTDLAEQVVEALESSGLPSRCLKLEITESYLIENSEKAVIVMNQLRDIGVELSLDDFGTGYSSLSYLHRLPVNSLKIDRSFVSQMSESEEHSEIVRTIVRLAQNLKMDVIAEGIETAEQLDQLTELNCGFGQGYLFARPMDAELAKAFINENSGSLLVIPDQRVIDLELNA comes from the coding sequence ATGAAGTCTCTAATTAATCCGTCTGCACAATCTGGTCCGCAATTGCTGCCGTCACTCGCCGCCGTGGTGTTGGTAGTGATCGCGGGCATAACAATCTGGCAGCTCCCGATGAATAGTTGGGCGATCGTATTGATCGTGCTTTTTGCGGCGGCGCTGGTCGAATGCCTTTTTGAGATCGGCACCTTGAGTGCGTTCAATAGAAATCTATTGGCGAAAAATACTTCCGCCGAACCTGCGGAACAAACGGACAGGCCTCCTGAGTTTGAAAAAAGCTATCAGATCATCGCGGACGAGCCTGATATAATTTCCCAACTTCAACGAGCAGAAATCGAGGCGAAAGTAATTTTCGAGATCATACATGGCGTTTCGACTACGTCCAATCTGGAAGAATTACTCAAACTGGCGCAGCGGTCGATCGGCCAGGCCATTTATGCCGAGAATTTTTATGTTGCACTTTATGACACTGAGACGGAACTGCTTCAGGTTCCGTTTTGCGTTGACAAACACGACCCTATAGCTCCGTTCCAGATATTGGGCAGAGGCTTGACCTCATATACACTCAATCGCGGCCTTCCGACACTTTTGACCGAGGCAGCCGTTGACAGGCTATGCGAGTCGGGCGAAGTCGAGTCAATCGGAACTTCTGCGGCAATCTGGCTCGGCATCCCGCTCAGGACACCTGCCGGCATAATCGGTGTGCTTGTCGTGCAGCATTACGAGGATCCAGGCGCCTATACCGAGCGCGACATTGAATTACTTTCATCCGCTGCCGGCCAGATTGCGTTGGCAATTCAGCGTAAGTGGTCGGAAGATACATTGCGCGCAAGCGAAGCCAACTACCGCAAAAGCGAGGCCAAACTACGAACGCTCATCGCGAGCATGAACGAAGGCCTGACTCAGGTCGATAATGATGAAGTTATCGAATTCGCCAATGCCAGGCTTTGCGAAATGACCGGTTACAGACGCGAGGAAATGGTCGGCAGGACCACTTTTGACCTGCTTTTTGACGACGAAGGCCGTAGGATTATCGAACGAGAGAACGAACAAAGAAAAAAGGGCGTATCCGGTCAATATGAGGCCCGCATCAGAAAAAAATCAGGCGAAATGATGTGGGTGTTAATTAGCGGTTCGCCAATGATGAACGAAGCCGGCGAGGTAACCGGTACGCTTGGAATGTTCATGGACATATCCGAGCGCAAACGTGCGGAGGAACAGCTGTTGCACGACGCTTTTCATGACGGCCTTACCGGCCTCGCTAATCGTGCTCTGTTCATGGATCATCTTCGGATGACGATCGAAAGGTGTAAGAGCCGTCACAGCAATCATTATGCTGTCCTGTTTCTTGACTATGACCGGTTCAAGGTCGTCAACGACTCATTAGGACACGCGGAGGGCGATGAGCTGTTAAAGCAGATCGCCCGCCGACTGGAACTTTGGACGCGAACAGGCGATCTGGTTGCACGTCTTGGCGGCGATGAATTCGTGATCCTGCTAACCGAAATGCTCGAGCCGGACGATGCAATGCAGATTGCAGAACGAATTCAGGAAGACTTGAAAGAGCCGTTCGATCTAAATGGCAGAGAACTTTTTATAACGGCAAGCATCGGCATAGCTTTAAGCGTCGATGGTTTTAGAACAGCCGAAGACATGCTGCGAGATGCCGACATCGCGATGTACCGAGCCAAGTCAACTGGCCGTGCGAGACATCAGGTTTTCACCGAGGCCATGCGTATTCAAGCAACTACACGACTGCAGCTTGAGACCGAACTGCGTCACGCCCTCGAACATAAGGAATTTGAGATCTACTACCAGCCGATCCTCAATCTGGAGACACAGGCGATCAAAGGTTTCGAAGCTTTGGTTCGATGGCAGCATCCCGAACGAGGCTTCATATCTCCTGAGGAATTCATACCTACGGCTGAAGAATCCGGCCTGATATTGCCTCTTGGACGTTGGATTCTACGAGAAAGCTGTCGTCAGTTACGAACATGGCAAGAATCCATGCCACACGCAGAATCACTCGTGATCAGCGTAAATCTCTCAGCCAAGCAATTCCTCCAAACGGACCTTGCGGAACAGGTCGTTGAAGCTCTCGAATCTTCAGGCCTTCCATCGCGCTGTCTAAAACTCGAGATCACGGAAAGCTATCTCATCGAAAATAGCGAGAAGGCTGTAATAGTAATGAATCAGCTTCGCGATATCGGCGTCGAACTAAGCCTCGATGATTTCGGCACCGGTTATTCCAGCTTGAGTTACCTGCATCGACTGCCGGTGAACAGCCTAAAAATCGACCGTTCGTTCGTCAGCCAAATGTCCGAGAGCGAAGAACACAGCGAGATCGTCAGGACGATCGTTCGATTGGCTCAGAATTTAAAGATGGACGTCATAGCCGAAGGCATCGAAACCGCCGAACAACTAGATCAGCTCACCGAACTAAACTGCGGCTTTGGTCAGGGCTATTTGTTCGCTCGTCCGATGGACGCCGAATTGGCAAAGGCATTTATAAATGAAAACAGCGGCTCACTGTTAGTTATACCAGATCAGCGCGTGATCGATCTTGAGTTGAACGCGTAG
- a CDS encoding DUF3225 domain-containing protein, with translation MKNSICLIVLVVAAAISVTGQVGKQEAAIRKVMDEQAAAWNRGDLEAFMEGYWRSEKLTFISGTEVTRGWQKTLDNYKKGYDSKAKMGVLTFSDLEFTILSKDAAVVLGSWALKREKDNPNGKFTLTFRKFKEGWRIVMDHTS, from the coding sequence ATGAAAAATTCTATTTGTTTGATCGTGCTTGTTGTTGCGGCGGCCATTTCGGTTACGGGCCAGGTCGGAAAGCAAGAGGCCGCTATTCGCAAGGTTATGGACGAACAGGCCGCGGCCTGGAATCGAGGTGATCTTGAGGCTTTTATGGAAGGCTACTGGCGTTCAGAAAAGCTGACCTTTATTTCGGGCACTGAGGTTACTCGCGGATGGCAGAAGACGCTTGATAACTACAAAAAGGGGTACGATTCGAAGGCAAAGATGGGAGTTTTGACGTTTTCCGACCTTGAGTTTACGATCCTTTCAAAAGATGCGGCGGTCGTTTTGGGCAGTTGGGCATTAAAACGCGAAAAAGATAATCCTAACGGCAAATTTACGCTCACCTTTCGAAAATTCAAAGAAGGTTGGCGGATCGTGATGGATCACACGAGTTGA
- a CDS encoding DUF1003 domain-containing protein translates to MGSWKFILFQSLIVIIWMALNVFGLIYHWDAYPFILLNLVFSTQAAYAAPIIMMSQNRSSERDREHAAADYLTNTEAKKEIEELMAILHKIDVQKLDKIILMLGEKT, encoded by the coding sequence ATGGGTTCTTGGAAGTTCATACTCTTTCAATCACTGATCGTTATCATATGGATGGCCTTGAATGTGTTCGGATTGATCTATCACTGGGACGCGTATCCATTTATTCTGCTCAATCTCGTTTTCTCTACTCAGGCCGCTTACGCCGCGCCGATAATTATGATGAGCCAAAACAGGTCGTCCGAACGCGACCGCGAGCATGCGGCGGCGGACTATCTAACCAATACAGAAGCCAAAAAAGAGATCGAGGAGCTAATGGCCATCCTGCACAAAATAGACGTTCAAAAACTGGATAAGATCATCTTGATGTTAGGCGAAAAGACGTAA
- a CDS encoding Crp/Fnr family transcriptional regulator codes for MLPVPNTNAALKNHLLAALPADEFSRITPHLKPISLKLGQVLHESGDRMDYVYFPTTAIMSLLYIMQNGATAEIGVVGNDGILGIELFMGGETTTNRAIIQSAGEAFKMDTKSMKEEFTLGGVFQKILLRYTQALMAQISQTAVCNRLHSVDQQLCRWLLLSHDRLDTDKLVMTHDLISNMLGVRREGVTLAAQKLSQRGLIKNVRGSITVLDRKGLEKAVCECYAVVNTEYIRLLGRAGSRTAA; via the coding sequence ATGCTTCCTGTCCCAAACACGAACGCCGCTTTAAAGAATCATTTGCTTGCCGCTCTGCCGGCAGATGAATTCAGCCGCATAACTCCACACCTTAAACCAATATCGCTCAAACTTGGGCAAGTGCTGCACGAAAGCGGCGACAGGATGGATTACGTCTATTTTCCGACGACGGCGATAATGTCGTTGCTCTACATTATGCAGAACGGAGCAACGGCTGAGATCGGCGTGGTTGGCAACGACGGAATACTTGGCATTGAGCTGTTTATGGGCGGTGAGACGACTACCAACCGTGCCATAATCCAAAGTGCAGGCGAGGCCTTTAAAATGGATACAAAGTCAATGAAAGAGGAGTTTACGCTTGGTGGGGTGTTTCAAAAAATACTGCTGCGATACACGCAGGCATTAATGGCTCAGATCTCACAGACGGCCGTTTGCAACCGGCTTCACTCGGTTGACCAACAGCTTTGCCGATGGCTGCTGCTCAGCCATGACCGCTTGGACACGGATAAGCTTGTAATGACGCACGACCTGATCTCAAACATGCTCGGTGTTCGCCGCGAAGGTGTGACACTTGCCGCCCAAAAGTTATCACAGCGAGGATTAATTAAAAATGTTCGCGGATCGATCACCGTACTGGACCGAAAAGGGTTAGAGAAAGCGGTCTGCGAATGTTACGCGGTCGTCAATACCGAATATATCCGACTGCTTGGTCGTGCGGGATCCCGAACAGCTGCATAG
- a CDS encoding Crp/Fnr family transcriptional regulator, with translation MSKTGKSVSGKSTNRLLTSLPDKDYQNLLGNSERIELVFGTTLYKTGGVIRHVYFPESGIVSLLSAVDGDQTLEVGIVGNEGMIGIPAFLGAKTSNNIALVQGAGFALRMTAADFVKECETSNKLQQVLKRFVQSLMAQTAQSAACNRFHPVESRMARWLLMTNDRMKTGIFQITQEFLANMVGVRREAVNKTARSFDERGFISYHRGKLSILDVKGLKAVACNCYKIISKSDPNYEAVANKAIN, from the coding sequence ATGTCTAAAACAGGAAAATCCGTTAGCGGAAAATCAACTAACCGTCTACTCACCTCTTTGCCCGATAAGGACTATCAAAATCTACTCGGAAATTCTGAGCGGATAGAGTTGGTTTTTGGCACTACTCTTTACAAAACAGGAGGTGTCATTCGCCACGTCTATTTTCCTGAGAGCGGAATTGTGTCATTACTTTCCGCGGTCGATGGCGATCAAACGCTGGAAGTCGGCATCGTCGGCAATGAAGGGATGATCGGCATCCCGGCATTTCTTGGTGCAAAAACCTCGAACAACATCGCACTTGTGCAGGGTGCGGGCTTTGCTTTACGAATGACGGCGGCGGACTTTGTCAAAGAGTGCGAAACGAGCAACAAATTGCAGCAAGTTTTGAAACGCTTCGTGCAATCGCTAATGGCCCAAACGGCGCAGTCTGCGGCCTGCAACCGTTTTCACCCGGTCGAATCTCGTATGGCACGTTGGCTGCTCATGACAAACGACCGGATGAAAACAGGCATATTTCAGATCACACAGGAGTTTTTAGCGAATATGGTCGGTGTCCGACGTGAGGCCGTAAATAAAACAGCGAGAAGTTTTGACGAACGTGGTTTTATCAGTTACCACAGGGGTAAATTGTCGATCCTCGATGTAAAAGGCTTGAAGGCCGTGGCCTGTAATTGCTATAAGATCATTTCAAAAAGCGATCCAAATTACGAAGCGGTCGCAAATAAGGCGATCAACTAA
- a CDS encoding peptidoglycan-binding protein, with the protein MIKKILLVVSVCLLFSAGIYAQDDSAAGKADKTETKASTSDTPKATAFRPTKEQIRKGQEILIEKKLWDGEATGTYGECRPAIKAYQKANGLDQNGKFDKATLTKMGIALTDKQKGVEPASDAKATSTTTKTTASTSSTTSTASTSEGPKRPAPFQATKEQITTLQTKLKEAKLFSGEADGERSDDLKEAVKKYQEAHDLKATGGINAATLEKMGIALTDKQKANVAAQKAYDEGKGKGKDKD; encoded by the coding sequence ATGATTAAGAAAATATTGCTCGTTGTGTCGGTTTGTCTGTTATTTTCGGCAGGAATTTATGCTCAGGACGATTCGGCAGCAGGTAAGGCCGATAAGACCGAAACAAAGGCGTCAACAAGCGACACTCCAAAGGCTACGGCGTTTCGCCCGACCAAAGAACAGATAAGAAAAGGCCAGGAAATTCTTATCGAAAAGAAGCTTTGGGACGGCGAGGCGACGGGAACTTATGGCGAATGCAGACCGGCGATCAAAGCCTATCAGAAAGCAAACGGCCTCGATCAAAATGGCAAATTCGATAAAGCGACGCTTACAAAAATGGGCATCGCTCTGACGGATAAACAGAAAGGCGTTGAACCGGCGTCAGATGCGAAAGCGACATCGACAACTACGAAGACAACGGCATCAACTTCGTCAACAACTTCAACGGCATCCACGTCCGAAGGCCCAAAACGGCCGGCTCCGTTTCAAGCTACTAAAGAACAGATCACCACTCTCCAAACCAAACTAAAAGAAGCGAAATTATTCTCCGGCGAGGCAGACGGTGAGCGTAGTGATGACCTGAAGGAAGCAGTAAAAAAATATCAGGAAGCCCATGACTTGAAAGCCACCGGCGGGATCAACGCAGCAACACTTGAGAAAATGGGCATTGCTTTAACTGACAAACAAAAAGCAAACGTAGCTGCCCAAAAGGCTTACGATGAAGGCAAGGGTAAAGGAAAAGACAAGGACTAG
- a CDS encoding enoyl-CoA hydratase/isomerase family protein, with protein sequence MNIAKAAVLGAGTMGAAIAAHLSNAGIPTLLLDIAPAELTADEEKKGFTLESSAVRNRIVNSLFEAAKKLKPAPFMLADNAKLITTGNFTDDLIKLKDCDLVIEAVVENLDIKHKLFAEVEKHRKPGSVIASNTSGIPIESIAEPFSDDFKQHFVGIHFFNPPRYMKLVEVIPGTQTSGEIACKISGFLDQRLGKGVVPAKDKPNFIANRIGTFAMMATVHEMLEMGFTPTEIDQITGKAIGHAKSATFRTSDLVGLDVLAHVNNNLYPAVPDDEDRDAFLVPDLINKMLEKKLLGDKSNGGFFKKSKDAEGNRQILELDLETFEYKPQTKTKFPSLDAAKQTDDLEKRIKMLVWGDDKVGLFLWKTMSRTFRYAANRIPEIADTIVEIDNAIKWGFGWEIGVFETWDAIGLPESVERMRKEGQPIPANVEKMLAAGATSFYKSKSGEHEAYDLVNGEYKSVPPRSGVLILKDVKERTATIKTNPGASLIDLGDGVACLEFHSKMNSIGGDTVQMMNFAIDEVERNFKGLVVGNQGGNFSAGANIMMLLLAAQEEEWDDINMMVATLQKTIMRLRYSAKPVVTAPYGLTLGGGCEIAMHGDKVRAAGETYIGLVEVGVGVIPAGGGTKEMTMRAMDAWAKAPDSDPLAFMKKTFETIGMGKVATSAQEGRSFGFLRDSDAISMNGDRLIQDAKQEVLNLDASGYVQPVERTDITVLGEAGESAMKLALHMMKQGGFISDHDQLIGKKLAHVMSGGTINHKTQVSERYLLDLEREAFVSLCGERKTQDRIAAMLKTGKPLRN encoded by the coding sequence ATGAATATTGCAAAAGCTGCCGTTTTAGGTGCGGGAACAATGGGAGCGGCCATCGCCGCACATCTTTCGAATGCAGGAATACCAACATTACTGCTTGATATCGCTCCGGCGGAATTGACGGCGGACGAAGAGAAAAAAGGCTTTACCCTCGAATCTTCTGCGGTGCGAAACCGCATCGTCAATTCCCTGTTTGAAGCCGCCAAAAAGCTCAAGCCTGCACCGTTCATGCTTGCAGACAATGCAAAGCTCATTACGACGGGCAATTTCACTGACGATCTGATAAAGCTCAAGGATTGTGATCTCGTGATCGAGGCAGTTGTTGAAAATCTTGATATTAAACACAAGCTGTTTGCCGAAGTTGAAAAGCATCGCAAGCCCGGCTCGGTGATCGCCTCGAACACAAGCGGTATTCCGATCGAGTCCATCGCCGAGCCGTTTTCGGACGATTTCAAACAGCATTTCGTCGGCATACATTTCTTTAATCCGCCGCGCTACATGAAGCTCGTCGAGGTGATTCCCGGCACACAGACGAGCGGCGAGATCGCTTGTAAAATTTCCGGCTTCCTCGATCAACGCCTTGGCAAAGGCGTCGTTCCGGCGAAGGATAAACCAAACTTTATCGCCAACCGTATCGGGACATTTGCGATGATGGCGACTGTCCACGAAATGCTCGAAATGGGATTTACGCCGACCGAGATCGATCAGATCACAGGCAAGGCGATCGGCCATGCAAAGTCGGCAACGTTTCGCACAAGCGACCTAGTCGGCCTAGACGTTCTCGCCCACGTCAACAATAATCTCTACCCTGCCGTACCCGATGACGAAGACCGCGATGCCTTTCTTGTGCCGGACCTGATCAACAAAATGCTTGAGAAAAAGTTGCTCGGCGATAAGTCGAATGGCGGTTTTTTCAAGAAGTCCAAAGACGCAGAAGGCAATCGGCAGATACTCGAGCTTGATCTTGAAACCTTTGAATACAAACCGCAGACAAAGACCAAATTCCCTTCTCTCGACGCTGCCAAACAAACCGACGATCTGGAAAAGCGTATAAAGATGCTCGTTTGGGGCGACGACAAAGTCGGTCTATTTTTGTGGAAGACAATGTCGAGGACGTTTCGTTATGCGGCCAATCGCATTCCTGAAATTGCCGACACAATTGTCGAAATTGATAACGCGATCAAGTGGGGCTTTGGTTGGGAGATCGGCGTTTTCGAGACGTGGGACGCCATTGGTTTGCCCGAGTCGGTAGAACGGATGCGTAAAGAAGGTCAGCCTATTCCTGCCAACGTCGAAAAAATGCTTGCGGCCGGAGCTACGAGCTTTTATAAAAGTAAAAGCGGTGAGCACGAAGCCTACGATCTGGTCAATGGCGAATATAAATCCGTTCCGCCGCGTTCCGGCGTTCTCATTCTGAAAGATGTCAAAGAACGCACCGCAACGATCAAGACCAATCCCGGCGCTTCGCTGATCGATCTTGGCGATGGCGTTGCGTGTCTCGAATTTCACTCAAAGATGAACTCGATCGGCGGGGATACTGTTCAAATGATGAACTTCGCTATCGACGAAGTGGAGCGAAATTTCAAAGGCCTCGTCGTCGGCAATCAAGGCGGCAATTTCTCAGCAGGCGCAAATATTATGATGCTCCTGCTCGCCGCGCAGGAAGAAGAATGGGACGACATCAACATGATGGTCGCCACGCTTCAAAAGACAATTATGCGGCTGCGTTATTCGGCAAAACCTGTTGTGACCGCTCCGTATGGTTTAACGCTCGGAGGCGGCTGTGAGATCGCGATGCACGGGGATAAAGTTCGCGCGGCGGGTGAAACATACATCGGCCTTGTCGAGGTCGGCGTCGGTGTAATTCCGGCCGGCGGCGGAACAAAAGAAATGACAATGCGTGCGATGGACGCCTGGGCCAAGGCTCCGGATTCTGATCCGCTCGCGTTCATGAAAAAGACCTTCGAGACCATCGGAATGGGCAAAGTAGCAACCTCTGCGCAGGAAGGACGCTCATTCGGATTTCTTCGTGATTCCGACGCGATATCAATGAACGGCGACCGCTTGATACAGGACGCAAAGCAGGAAGTGCTGAATCTCGATGCTTCTGGCTATGTTCAGCCGGTCGAACGTACCGACATCACGGTCCTTGGTGAGGCCGGCGAGTCTGCGATGAAACTCGCTCTTCATATGATGAAACAGGGCGGCTTTATCTCGGATCACGATCAACTCATAGGCAAAAAGCTCGCCCACGTTATGAGCGGCGGCACGATCAATCATAAGACGCAGGTTAGCGAACGTTACCTACTCGACCTCGAACGCGAGGCTTTTGTATCGCTCTGTGGTGAACGAAAAACGCAGGATAGAATTGCTGCGATGTTGAAAACCGGAAAACCGCTTAGAAATTAG